In a genomic window of Gossypium arboreum isolate Shixiya-1 chromosome 9, ASM2569848v2, whole genome shotgun sequence:
- the LOC108455539 gene encoding AT-hook motif nuclear-localized protein 15-like gives MADYREYIPLVQPHTFDHSSDPNPPPSVQTCGGSSEVLQGNTARKPRGRPPGSKNKPKTPTVITRDNDSAMKTAVLQISAGFDVIENIINFARRNHVGVSIISSTGFVSDVILRYSSSQGAPYRFAGAFGILSLSGSFFADHSTTSTPCSSFNIILSGGQTQLLGGIVAGKVMAATPVTVVLLTFASPSFYKLPYEGDDEDHHHQTMPCNIDGAIQCYIPFIPWASS, from the coding sequence ATGGCGGATTATAGAGAATACATCCCTTTAGTACAGCCTCATACCTTCGATCATTCATCTGACCCCAACCCTCCTCCAAGCGTCCAAACATGCGGAGGGAGCTCAGAGGTACTACAAGGAAATACTGCAAGGAAGCCTAGAGGTAGGCCTCCAGGCTCTAAAAATAAACCCAAAACTCCCACTGTTATAACTAGAGACAACGATTCAGCTATGAAGACAGCGGTTCTTCAAATCTCCGCTGGTTTTGATGTTATTGAAAACATCATCAACTTCGCCCGTAGAAACCATGTCGGTGTTAGTATAATCAGCTCCACCGGCTTTGTTTCAGACGTCATTCTCCGATATTCTTCTTCTCAAGGGGCGCCATATCGTTTTGCTGGAGCCTTTGGGATCCTCTCCTTGTCTGGCTCATTCTTTGCCGATCATAGTACTACATCGACGCCATGCTCTTCTTTTAATATAATTCTTTCAGGGGGACAAACCCAATTATTAGGAGGAATAGTAGCTGGGAAAGTAATGGCAGCAACGCCAGTGACGGTTGTGTTGCTTACTTTTGCAAGCCCTTCATTTTATAAGCTTCCGTATGAAGGCGATGACGAAGATCATCATCACCAAACAATGCCTTGTAACATTGATGGTGCCATCCAGTGTTACATTCCATTTATTCCTTGGGCTTCTTCCTAG
- the LOC108456093 gene encoding syntaxin-72 → MTVIDILFRVDEICKKYDKYDPEKQRETNAFLDDAFARLYSLVEADIEKALAKSDKVSTEKNRAAAVALSAEIRRIKARLMEEVPKLQKLAKKKVKGLSKEDHETRFDMVLALPDRIKAIPDGSTAAASESGGWGTSSSNKKIKFDSSEERFGSDFYQQTEESDQFRQDYEMRKMKQDEGLDVISEGLDTLKNIALDMNEEIDRQVPLMDEIETKVDKTTSDIRKNNVRLKKTITQIRSSRNFCIDISLLCIILGIAFYLYNALK, encoded by the exons ATCCTATTCCGAGTCGATGAAATCTGCAAGAAATATGACAAGTACGATCCCGAGAAGCAACGCGAAACCAATGCCTTTCTCGACGATGCCTTCGCTCGCCTCTACTCTCTCGTTGAGGCCGACATCGAAAAGGCTCTCGCT AAATCTGACAAGGTTTCTACGGAGAAGAATAGAGCAGCGGCGGTGGCATTGAGCGCTGAGATTCGTCGGATAAAGGCTCGATTGATGGAGGAAGTTCCTAAGCTTCAAAAATTGGCTAAAAAGAAg GTGAAGGGACTTTCCAAAGAGGATCACGAAACTCGTTTCGATATGGTTCTAGCGCTACCTGATCGAATTAAAGCCATTCCAGATGGGTCTACGGCTGCAGCAAGCGAGAGCGGTGGATGGGGAACTTCATCATCcaacaaaaaaatcaaatttgattCATCAG AGGAGCGCTTCGGTAGTGATTTTTACCAACAAACTGAAGAGTCAGATCAATTTAGACAAgactatgaaatgagaaaaatgaaacAG GATGAAGGTCTTGATGTGATATCAGAAGGTCTGGATACACTGAAAAATATAGCTCTTGACATGAATGAG GAAATAGATAGACAAGTTCCTCTAATGGATGAAATTGAGACAAAG GTTGACAAGACAACATCTGATATTCGAAAGAATAATGTTAGACTGAAGAAAACCATTACCCAG ATAAGATCCAGCCGAAATTTCTGCATTGACATTAGTCTGCTGTGTATCATTCTAGGGATTGCTTTCTATTTGTACAA TGCACTGAAATGA